CCAAACTGGACCTCCATCACATCCCCCCTGCAGGGCTGCACTCTCAGACCCCTACTGTACACCCTGTACACCTATGACTTCAGACCAACCCACCTAACCAAAGTCTCTGTCAAGTATTCTGCTGACACCACTGTTAAGACAGCGTACAGAGCAGAGGTAGAGAACTTGTCCTACTGATGCTCAGAAATTAACCTAAAGCTGAACATCCTGGACTTGAGGAGGTGTAGACAGATCCAACCCTCTCTCATTATAAATGGTGAACAGCTGGATTGtgtctccaccttcaggtttctggCACCCACATTTCCGCCAATCTCACCTGAACCCACAACAACAATGCCCTGGCAAAGGAGGGGACTTCCTCTGTGTCCTGAGGAAGAATAACCTGGACCAGAAGCTGCTGCTACATGCGGGAAGTCTTTTCTTTGCACTACTTCCAAGCACTTTACAACTTTTTCTCTAATTTCTTATTAGAGAAATTATTAGCCTTATTTGCCTTTCTCTTATTTTGTATATATCTGTCTTGATTCTATATATTTCTCCCGTTTGCGATTTATTCCTGCTgtttacaatttttatttttttcctacaCAGTTAGTGTGGAGCACCCACAACTTCATTGTATatgtacaatgacaatgaagggctattctattcttatTCTATTCTACTGTATTCTATTCAGATGATTGCTGAGACATGCTGGCACAGGCTAatgatgtttattttgtgttacaCAATATACAGCCAGCAGTCTCTGCCTACTTGTATTTATTCCTGCTTTGGGGCTTAAATAAATGGAAATCTTAACGCTATAATATGGAGGGATTTTAGAATTCGTGGCAATGGATTGGagccttttttcctgttttcctttccAATATGACAAAGTAAGTCCTAAAGTACATTTCTGAGTTTGATGTTGAAGAACTTGACGTTCGTGCACAGTGCCTCATACTCTGTCCAAAACCTTTGAGCCAAAGATCTCTTTGCCAGGGTCCAAAGTCTTGTGAACGGCCTCTCTGTGGTGTGTAGGTGTCCGCATCAAATTTCCCCCTTTTCACTGCGGTTATTGCAATTGTGGGTGCCTGTCACAATCACGTCGTCCGTCATGGATTCAAGAAAAGGTTAAGCATGCTTCATAATATAATAAGTTCACTTAAAGAaaaattttgacattttaagtgattcatttatttgctttgtGGTGAAGATTTAAGTGGGGGCAGCCTTTGCTCTCTGGAAATAGAAATTCAGCtaactttatttttctcataTGCTTCCTCTGTTTTCCTTAGTGTTCACCTTTTCTCCATGGCTCTTGTGCTTCCCAGTCTGTGGTTGCTCTTCATTATTCTAGCTTGTCTCCTTGTTTCCTTCACTTGTACATCCTCCCTGCGCCTTAGTTCCTGTCTTAGAGTCTCCCAGACATTATTTATGTTTTGCCAGAGAAATGGATCAACTGTGAAACCTGCTGATACTCATTTCAGCTCAGTTTAATTTATGTAGCACCAGTTCACAGTCATCTCAAGTTAATGTATATTCTGTAGTACAGACCAcactccattttaacaggacggcacctccagcagaaccaggcacaGAGCGCCTTATCCAGCCATAACTCTGAGCTACATCataaaggaaagtttgaagcctaatcttaaaagtagagagagtGTTTTTCTCCCCATCAGAGTCTGGtggcttttgtttgtttcctttccAGTTTGATTGTCTGTCCCATCCATCTTTGGTTTGATTTCCATGTAGTTTCCAAGTTAGAACAGTTTTTCTGCTCGTCCACTTgtggttttctgtgtttatgcCCTGTGTTTGCTGCCAGCTCCAGTGCCAAGGTTCCTCATCCCTACTTTGGTTGTCTTGTGGTACACCTCACTGAGTTCTGTGTTTTCTTGGACTCCTTGCCTCCCTGCCACTTTGCCCTGCATTTGGGTAATCCTTTGAACTTTAACATGCCACTTTTTTACAAATCTTCTGCATTTGCAGTAACACTCTGTGTCTCTCCGAGCATAGGCAAGAGTCTGATTGGTATCATATATGTTACTAGAATGTGTTTTGATTGTAGATTAGACAGCATTTGGAGACCTGGAGATTTAACCAAGCACTGGCTTATTATACCTCTACTAATTAAAggttaaatataatttaaacagGCAACCTTTATGAAAATCTAAACCCTACAAGGTTGTAATGAAAGGGAAAATTATGTATAGAGagctaaaacatttttgttccATGTTGTAACACGTTCATTTCTTCTGTAAAGTTGGGAGTTTTAATATTTACTTACTTTTGGTGCGAGCCTTAAGTGGCCATTaaaagaactgcagtttttggcacctATGCACTGGCGTTTTGCCAAGAAGATGTGGCGAAAATATGCCTCATCTGGGCTTCTTTATCTCTTTTCTTTACCCACAGACAACATTAAGCAACATAAAGAtctgtttaagaaaaaaatctttatagTAAAAAATCTTCAGAGTGAGTTTAATTTACACTAAGCCAAAAAAATTATGACAGTTCAAGTGAATAACAGTGATCAAGACACCAACAGTAACAGTAGCAGTCACCTGCTAGTGGAAATGTGTGTTCTGTTCTGGGTTTctggcacctaactcaagggatgacccagtgttgtgtctacacatgaCAGACAATTGagcaaagaaccagttttaaattggATCCTTAGGTACATTTTTACAGGCAGACAGTGACAAAAACTCCtaatttgtttccatttctttagctgaatctaaaaaaaaaaaaagagaaagagatttttaaaaaaggattttgacaggcaaaaaatagtatttttgcaacaagaaggtgattcccaaaaaactgaaaacttggCAAATGTCAGCATCGTGTgcaaaagacaggaaaagaaataCCCcccaaagacctgacacaggacctgagagacgCATCTGGCTCTTCAGCGGATCCATTTACTGTTAAAAAagggtctcagtggaagggtggctgtcaagaagcggggagaaaaggctgaagtgtgccaaattacacaagaactggactgaaagtcAGTGAGAGTGATAGAGCGATGCatttttttggttcaaatcatcgTCAGTATGTACACAGAAGGTCAGGGCAGAGGTGCTGCAAATTACAAGAAatctgcctaagagagttcaggctgtgttgaagaataaaggtggtctgACCAAATATTGACGTTCAAGCTCATTAAACtgcacaaactctgtttttgccttatgtgCTGTATTTGTTTgctcatgtttaaaaaaagtgcaAGTATTTCCTATTTTcttaacaaaatataaagaaatggggGGTGACTTGAAACTTTGCACAATTCAGATATACAACAGTCAGTTACTTCCTGATCCCTCTGTCCCTGTTGCCATGGTGCGAGAAAATACACTCCACACGCGAGAGAGTGAGACAGAttatgtttagttttagtttcctTTTCCAACATTAATTCCTACTAATCCCATCTATTCTGCTAAATTAATCAAAGTCATGTCTTTTTGAACTACTTTCAAGACGCTCTCATGTGCGCCCCTTTTGTATTTACTCTCAATTCTTTCACCCACTCGTGTATGGGATATCGCTCTGCCGAGCGTTTCCAAAGCTCTtgtgttacttgaaaaaatacacaaagcaATAATCTGATTTATTTCCTCCGttttcaaaaacaaatcagatATGCATGCTCCTCAGGGGGAGCTCTTTGTGCCTCTTGAAGAAGTTCCAGTCTGGGTTGCAAAACAGTTCTCCAGTGGTTTGTTATTGTAGAAGGAGACACCGCTATCTCTGACACTGCACAAGATTGATGGCCTCTTGAAGGTGCTGGACCTACAGGAAAGTACCAGAAACTTTCTCAGTGGGTCTGAGGAGAATGGCTTTATCGGGAGACAAATGAGGTCATGAGCTATTTGCAGGAGACATACTATAATAATCTAATTTGCTTTCTAGGTTTGGCAAATGAAaagggagtttttgtttttgcttgagTGAAATCTTGCCAAGTCCTGTTGTCATTCATAGAAAGTAAAGAGGTGCAGCTGGTTAGACGATGAGGAATGTGCATGGTGAAAATGGGGTCTCCTCTTATTTAAACCTTACTATGAACAATTTTCacaacatatatatttaaaacatcACGAGAAACCAACAgtaacatgcacaaacatgagATTATAGGATAATGAAGGCAAATCTAGACAAAATATGCATTAATCAATATAGATTCACATAATTTCGATGCTATACGTCCTATGGTCTCCAAAGTGCGGTCTGCAGCCTCTTTGTGGTCCGTGAAAGTACTGCAAGTaagttttcttgttatttttgaaatttaatatttactatTAGTATTAATTTATTCGAGTTAAAGCGGCGCCCATCCAAGGAAACCCATCCATTGTCTTCCGCTTATTAACCCatctgtcatagggcgagatgTGGGGTACCAcccagacagacaaccatttacacctatgggcaatttagtaTCACGATTTAGCCTAACCCCAAAAACTGcaagtctttggactgtgggaggaagccggagtacctggaCAAAATCCTCGCAGAAATCGGGAGAATATGCAAAGTCCGCACAGAAAGGCCCCGGCCAAAACGTGGGGTTAAACCCAGTTGAATGgtcttgctgtgaggtaacaGGGATATATGATAAATATGTGATATAAAATGAGAGGTTTTATGAAAATTGacctaaacaacaacaacaatcagaAGAGCAAAAAGAGGTCAGTGACAACAAACAGATCTTAGTCTTGTGTGTTTATCAGAGTGGATGAAACTTACTTCCAGAGCCTACATTGAGGAGCAACACTTGAAGACTTGAGCATGAGCAACCATAAGTTCTTCAGCATTATTTCAGCAGCCTAGCAGAGTGCTAGTTTGTTCAGGCTTCTGTTTGGgagcaataaaaaaacacaacaggttTTCCGACAGAAGTCTCTCCAAATTTGTGAGCTAATGAGGATTGTATTTCCCAGGCATTAGGCCACATATTTTGAGTCATTTCATCATCCGGTTTTCCCAGCATCCTAGTTTCTCATAGTTCTCATTCAGTGATGCGATGCCATGTAAGAGTTCTGTTTAATATTACTAACCACCTTCCACCGTCACCTGGAGGAAGTTTTGCAACATCAGCCTCCAGGTCAGCGTGTCTCGATGATGGAAGACTGTAGACTACTTCTCCACCACACTctctgttgggtctgttcccacaaaccccgctagttctagagacttatttatcatgaaagaaaacaaggcaacagcgttcgatcgattacttgcgcaagggaggcctttggtcaagaaccagctcttggagctcacgctcctaacctgtctccagcccaaagtccttcaaagagcagcttccctcgcagctatttattgacaaactgttacagttcacacaatagtttacaacacgtacctcccctcttaaccccccttggttacaaagacgaggcactgtgtgtgtgtgtgtgtgtgtgtgtgtgtgtgtgtgtgtgtgtgtgtgtgtgtgtgtgtgtgtgtgtgtgtgtgagagacctcctgctgggcaggaagcttacatcaaacagaccttccagataggatgtgtctgtaagcaaacctacagccccctacccagaaccccgagaatctggggggaaggacagtggaatccctttcatcaaagttggcaagcataaaaatgacaaacatttaacaatccactctaacactCTCATCCACACCCTGTGGTTTCTCTCCACTCTATGAACATCACATcacagaggtttttttttttttttttttggcagtttAGCCATTTAACATAAAAACCTAAACGTTAGAAGGCAGCGTCGCTCAGTTTCCACACGTAACAAAACTGACCACTTAAATCCACTTAACGTGAGTGACCGTGTCAGAGCGTGATGTAAACTCCCATCCGTGAACAAAAACCACATGCTTTGCTGTGCGCTCACGCTCTTCCACttcctgaaaaaaataattgtttATTATATGAAAAGAAATGCGCCAAATGGAAATGCTCATTGTGTTATTTTATATCAAAGACCTTTCTCCTCGCCACTGTTCCAAAACATAATCCcagcacagagaaaacaacaagaacTAGCTGTTCCACCCTATAATAATGAGTTGGGTAATTGTTTATAGAAAGGGGGTCACTTGACTTGTCTTTATGATGGTTGCGTGAGGCTGTAGCCCAAAACATAGGGAAGGGTCGCTAGCTGTTAAACTCTGTCAGCAATGTGTTAAAATGCAGAGACTACAACAGGATCCCAAAGTTTAAGGTGGCACGGCTTGATTATAATGTCAACCAGACCATAATTATAAGTCCTGCTCAGTGTTTATGCCTATGACATAATTCCACAGAGCGTTCAAAAGAGAGGAAACGCTGAACATCAAACAAAAATCCTCTGGTGGATGTGACACTGGCTGGAAATGCAAATTGCAgctcttttcttgttttcaggaGACAAATCGATTCACGATGAGAGTCATTTAAAAGATGGAGCACCAGTTTAGAAAGAAATCAGGATTATTAATGTGGCAGACGGCCTGTGCGCTTTCATGGAGTGGAGGAAATTTGGTGTAAATCTGTCACAAATACACCACGGTTAATAGAAATAGCACAGCTGAGTGTTTGAGCAGGGTCATGAGTTTCTGGGACATCTTCAGAGGTTTCAGAGGAGGCGGAGGTAGGACACATCAGATGTGTTCTTACTACTTAAAGTACTTAGTTTAGTTGTAAAGAAATGTGCTGCATGGTCGGTGCACGCAAAAGCCAGGATGTAATATCATGTGATAGGATATGAATATGTGGGAAATGGCTTTGGTTACTTTACTCCTTGGAAATGCCACCTTTGTCACTTTTGATTTATAGTttctagttttttttaaatcccaggGACTTATTTGTTCTTGTtattgaaagaaaaatatttgcttGGTTACTTAATTCGACTTTTTTTGCccttgcagcaggatgattaatGCTCTCCTcacattttttaatgctttgGGTTAGCTCCGACTACCACGCAGAGAATTACAGTCACAGTGCTTGTTTGCCACTTTTTGGATGTAGAGTGTATCTGTGGTCAGTGCGCTGGTGTTGAGGGCGGCTTTATAGGAAAGATTGGCTAAACAAGAACATGAGTCTTTTCCTAGTCAATGCTTAAACACAATGTTCCGCTGTGttcctgcagatttttttttcttctggagAATGGGATATGGTCTATTCCAAGTAATACTACCTCACCGTGTCATCTACCAAACAGTGACTGCACTTTGCATGTCAAAACCCTAGCAGCGTGGAGGGGCGTTTTTGGATGGAGCCCTGAGCTGTGGGAGGTCACTCTGTGGCTCTCTGTGTACGTGCAGAATGTGAATAACCTCAGAGCTGAACAACTATCCGCCTgtacactttttcttttttttttgttttcctttaaggAGTGAAACTCGTCAGGTTCGAGGGCTGCGGGGTGTGCGCGGAGCGGGTGACTCGGGGTGAAAGGGAGGCTTTCAGCTGGACACATTTCATGGATGTTTTGGGAAGCAGTGATGGAAACGGGGGAGGTCAGGCAGCTCATTCCTTCCTCTGGGGTCCTTGCGGTGTCAGagcaaaaaacagaagaaggagAGATTGCAACAGTACAGAATGTCTTCAGCCCCGTCTGATTTTAACCCAAGTGGAAACAAGTTTAGCCACACTTCTGCTCCTGCAGGTAGACTCGAGACCGCTGACTGAGGCCAGTGCTCCCACGAGACATCCAAAGGGagataaaaaagaaaggaatgaAAATTATAAGCTGCTACCCACACTTAGACTAATATTTACAAACTATACTTACAGCAAGAGTAAATGTTGAACATGGGGGCGGTTCTGGTTTTCCCAAAAATAAGCCAGTCAGTctggagggaaggagggagggagggaggaaggaaTTCAGGAGGGGATGCTGAATGTGTTGGAACTGATACAAAACTTGTGTAATAGCTGCTTTAAATCCCACGACAGTACAAGTGACATACAGGTGCTGATATAAGCACAGGTGGGTCTGATCCTAAAGAACGGCAGTAAACAGTGCTCGCTGTTTATTTGATGAAAATAGGAAATAACTGaaaatcagcaaaaatagaTACTTTATTGGACACTTATATATGACACAACTCGGTTGGGAGCATTTTATCGTTGCAGATGGCTTGAAACGAGCAAATAAGCCTGTGTAGTTAGAACACTATATATGCAGTGTAAGTACAGACTTCTTAGAAGGGATTGGGCTTGCTTCCACTAAACCAAAAGTGTCTTTTTTCACCTATGATGTCAGCCTAATAAATGAACAGCATCTCAGTCTatttgcttaaaaaaagaagaagaagaagaaagaaaaactagTCGCACACTAGTCAAAAGTACAGCGCGATCCAGGTTAAATATTGATGAGGGCAGCTTGTGGCTGCTTACTGTTGCCTGTACAAATTTACTGAGTCACTGCCTGCATGTTAGGTTTATACAACAAGGCACGCAGGGCCTGTAACCCATATTAATCTTTCACCACAACACTGAGCCTAGACATCAGCTTCTATTATTATCTCTTTGACCTCTCTGGCCCCTGTGATTCCCAGCACTGCTTGCTGATACACCCCAAAGAATCAGTTAAAAGTCAGTAGGAAATATTTATTGTACATTAAAGGCACTTTAGAACACAGACTGGATCATGTTGATTATGACAGCATTATGTAGCAATTCAAAAGAGTCTGGCTTATTATTCAGACAGTAGTGTGGTACGCACACATGTGGTATATTGTGTGTACAGAAGAAAACAGCATGAGGAACAATGAAATCAATGGCTTTTACACATTACATGAGTAATTATCAGAATACATCAGCATTATATGTGATTTAAGAGCGCACAAATGCACATGGCTTGCATTCTGGATTTTCAATAACTTCGATCATTCAGTACATACAAAGATAAATAGTTCTCTGGGTGAATAACTGTTCAAATGAGACCACACAACGGGCATGTCagcgaaaaaaaaaacagtctagAGGGAAATTTATTTTTCACCACCAGTTTATATTGCAATTCAGCGTGACTCCCACTAAATACCCTCATATAAATACCAATACGTACTTAAGATTTATTATGGTATGTGGTTTTTGAGGAGCCCACATCAAAGTTGTCATTATATCTTATTCCATATTTAGGCCTTCTTGCCTAAGTCGCAGTTGTTCAGAACTGAAGGGCAAAGCTGCATTTGAGTTTGCATTTTGCTCCCAATGCCAATTTCAGACTTCTCTTTAAAAAGCACATCAGCCGTTGcaaatgtttttgcatttgtgtgaACCGATAGCTTTTGCTTTAGTCACAAAAGCTTATTCTTTGTCATCTTAAAAGGGTGCACAATCTATTTGATGCAGACATAACTCCTCTTTAAGGATGCATACTTTACATAGCAttgcttctttttattttcagaacCCATTCTCAGACATCTTTTCACTGGCCTTTCAGTGATTCTCCCCTGAGTTTGGCAGTGATCTTGTAATTTAAAGGCTTCAGTGTTAAGCCATAGGAAGAGTTTAAAGAGAAGTCCTCATTTGGGCATTTTTCAAAGCTGCACTGGTGCAGAAGAATCGCAAAGAACACAAATATCTCAACTTTGGCTATCTGGTCCCCAATGCATCTTCTCTTCCCTGCTGAGAAGATCATCACATTGTTCGTGAGGTCTTTGTTTAGGGAGCCGTTTTCATCAATGAAGCGCGAGGGGTCAAAGATATGTGGGTCTTTCCACATCAGGGGGTCGTGATTGACGGACCACTGATTAATGAATACCACTGTGTCCTTGGGGATGGTGAGACCGCTGACAGTGACGTCTGAGGTTGTGGAGTGGGGGATTGTGACAGGAACAAAGCTGGTATACCGCATGGTTTCATATATGAAGGCATCCAGGTAAGCCAGGTGTTGTCTGTCCTCGACAGATGGCAGCCGGTTTCGCCCCACCACGTTGTCAATGAGTTCATGGAGTGTGGTTTGAATTTCAGGGTGTTTGGCCAACAGAAGGACAATCCAGTGAAGAGCAGTGGAGACGGTATCCAGACCTGCACCAATCAAGTCTGCCACAGTCGCCTCTGTGTAGCCTACAGAGAGCTCCTCGCCTTTCTCTACCTCATTAAGGACACCAATGATGGCATCACTTATGTCCCTGGTCACCTCTGGATCAAAGGTCTCTCTATGCTTCTCCACTTTGTTCTTGACGAATGCAAAGAAGTCCTGATTCAAGCTTTTGAAATTTCTGAAGACAGTGCGGACTGGATTAGGGAAAGACTGAAGCCAGGGCATCACGTCAACCAAGCTGCCAGCCCCTACTGTCTGTCCAAACTGATCCACCTTGTGCAACAAGGCTCTAAACTCCATATCATCATGTCCGTAACGCTTCCCAAAGCACAAGGCACAAATCACATTAGCAGCAGCAACTGTCAGCTCTTGAGCTGGGTTGAAATATTGGCCCTGAGCACTGAGTTTGAGGAAACTCTCAACTAGCTCTGTGGCTTCAGCCACAATCTGCTGCTCAAAGGCTTTCTTGGTCTGACTGTTGGCAGACGAGAAAGCTCTGATTGTAGATTGAGCAATTTTCCTGTGCATCTTCCACTGTTTGCTGTAATTTGTAAAAGTCATGCTTTTCCCCCCGGAAACGAATTGAAAAGATACAAAGTTGGGTCTACCTGCAAACTCTGTGCTGTGCTGTATCAGGGCCTGACGAATAACCTGGCCTCCATTCAGGACCACAACGTCACTGCAACCCAGTCGTATCTGATACACTTCACCATACTTTTTGGCTAGTCTCGTGAAGGTGATGTGAGGCATCTGGCCCAGCTGCAAGGCATTGCCCACCACAGGCCATGCGAACGGTCCCGGCAGTCTTCTCTTGAGCTTGAGGTTCCTGACCCAGAGACAGGCTTCCAGACAGAAGAGGAAAACCAATGATACGACCAAAGCAGGCTGTACCTGTCCGCTCCATTGTctgatgatgctgctgctgctcttcacACCAAACTCTGCATCTGTTTGAGCCATTGCTGTTCTATCATCCACTGCATCTAATAAAGATTTCACTCAAAATTGAAAAcaatttcctctttttctggTCTTTAATATATTGAAATATTTgcgtgaaaaaaaaagttcgtTGTCTCTCAGCTGATTGAGAGCAGCTCGATCGGGTTGAGTAGTTAGCAGTGTAGCAGCGCGTCTTCAGACGACCACTTAAGAGGAATGCAGATTCAAGCCTTAACACTTCGCTTATATGTATCTCTACGGTGGGAGGGTTCAGCGACTCAGGTTTTTTATTATCTCTCccctcccattttgaccttagTCCTATTCCCACTCAGGACTGCTTCCAGCAGCGTCCCTTGTAGGATGATGATGGAAAAGGAGAGCAGCTACTTAATTGACAATGTTGCCAAAAAGCACAGAATTACTGTTTTTGCTGCCAAAATGTACAAGAGAATGGcacataattaaaaaataaacaactttcACATACCATGTGTGCCCAAAACTGAATGACCACAAAATATCGAATATGAATTTATCGTTGTGGGAGTTTATTCAAGGAggtatatattgtaatatataaGACGAGGAGTTAGAGATTTTCActttcctttgttcttttcaCTTTCCTACAACTTTCTGAGACCATTTTAAACATGACTTGGTTTTGGTTATTTACAGCAAAGCTGTTAATTACAACCATGCAGGGAAAAGGCCTCTGGGATACCATCATGAAAGCTAGAGGTTTCGAACTCCAAACACTGAACCAGCACAATTTATTATGCTCTATAAAATATATAGACAATGTTATTGTTGGCATAATAGACCTTTATACAAAGGTCTCTGAGATAATGTCACTCTTAGGCTTGTGGTTGCATCAAAATAGTCTGAAACAGAATGCAAACATCTGTAAATCTGCTTATGTGGGTGCTTGTGCAACAAGGAGATTCTAAAAAAAGCATCAGCTTGGGTTT
This is a stretch of genomic DNA from Pelmatolapia mariae isolate MD_Pm_ZW linkage group LG16_19, Pm_UMD_F_2, whole genome shotgun sequence. It encodes these proteins:
- the LOC134645762 gene encoding cytochrome P450 1B1-like codes for the protein MAQTDAEFGVKSSSSIIRQWSGQVQPALVVSLVFLFCLEACLWVRNLKLKRRLPGPFAWPVVGNALQLGQMPHITFTRLAKKYGEVYQIRLGCSDVVVLNGGQVIRQALIQHSTEFAGRPNFVSFQFVSGGKSMTFTNYSKQWKMHRKIAQSTIRAFSSANSQTKKAFEQQIVAEATELVESFLKLSAQGQYFNPAQELTVAAANVICALCFGKRYGHDDMEFRALLHKVDQFGQTVGAGSLVDVMPWLQSFPNPVRTVFRNFKSLNQDFFAFVKNKVEKHRETFDPEVTRDISDAIIGVLNEVEKGEELSVGYTEATVADLIGAGLDTVSTALHWIVLLLAKHPEIQTTLHELIDNVVGRNRLPSVEDRQHLAYLDAFIYETMRYTSFVPVTIPHSTTSDVTVSGLTIPKDTVVFINQWSVNHDPLMWKDPHIFDPSRFIDENGSLNKDLTNNVMIFSAGKRRCIGDQIAKVEIFVFFAILLHQCSFEKCPNEDFSLNSSYGLTLKPLNYKITAKLRGESLKGQ